A window of the Procambarus clarkii isolate CNS0578487 chromosome 19, FALCON_Pclarkii_2.0, whole genome shotgun sequence genome harbors these coding sequences:
- the LOC138366425 gene encoding postacrosomal sheath WW domain-binding protein-like, whose protein sequence is MGYEAKELGYEIRELGHEEKELGHEIKELAYEATEMGYEAKELGYEASEMGCEAKELGYEAKELEYEIKELEYKPNELGYEIKDLGYEASEMGYVIKDLGYEIKELGYKAKKLGYEAKELGYEAKELEYEAN, encoded by the coding sequence atgggatatgaggccaaggagctgggatatgagatcagggagctgggacatgaggagaaggagctgggacatgagatcAAGGAACTGGCATATGAGGCCACTgagatgggatatgaggccaaggagctgggatatgaggccagtgAGATGGGATGTGAggccaaggaactgggatatgaggccaaggagctggaatatgagatcaAGGAACTGGAATATAAgcccaatgagctgggatatgagatcaaggatctgggatatgaggccagtgAGATGGGATATGTgatcaaggatctgggatatgagatcAAGGAACTAGGATATAAggccaagaagctgggatatgaggccaaggagctgggatatgaggccaaggagctggaatatgaggctaattaa